One genomic region from Lachnospiraceae bacterium encodes:
- a CDS encoding response regulator transcription factor, producing MRPRVLLIEDDKSIVENLSVFLAEEGFEVADAGGRREALQQLSQQGFDLVLLDISLPDGNGFSLCTMIRQEYRELPIIFLTAQEDEYSVVAGLDMGASDYVTKPFRPRELVSRMRKALRETQTEQSTQTLQLGDVQVDPERARVTKGDKEIFLSALEYRLLLSLMAHKGGVISRDHLLEEIWDAAGEFVNDNTLTVYIKRLREKIEDNPQEPRLICTVRGLGYQIGAKADDR from the coding sequence ATGAGGCCTAGAGTGCTGCTGATAGAGGATGATAAAAGCATCGTAGAAAACCTGAGCGTGTTTTTAGCGGAAGAGGGATTTGAGGTGGCAGATGCCGGCGGGCGCCGGGAAGCGCTGCAGCAGCTTTCGCAGCAAGGGTTTGATCTGGTGCTGCTGGATATTTCTCTGCCGGATGGAAATGGGTTTTCCCTTTGCACGATGATTCGGCAGGAGTACAGGGAGCTGCCGATTATCTTCTTAACGGCGCAGGAAGATGAGTACAGTGTGGTGGCAGGGCTGGACATGGGGGCGAGTGATTATGTGACAAAGCCCTTTAGGCCCAGAGAGCTGGTGAGCCGCATGCGAAAGGCGCTGCGGGAGACGCAGACAGAGCAAAGCACGCAGACGCTGCAGCTGGGAGATGTGCAGGTGGATCCGGAAAGAGCCCGCGTGACAAAGGGAGATAAGGAGATCTTTTTATCTGCACTGGAGTATCGGCTGTTATTGTCGCTGATGGCGCATAAGGGCGGGGTGATCTCAAGGGATCATCTGCTGGAGGAGATCTGGGATGCAGCAGGAGAATTTGTAAATGATAATACGCTGACGGTGTATATCAAGCGTCTTAGAGAAAAGATTGAGGATAATCCGCAGGAGCCGCGCCTCATTTGTACGGTGAGAGGGCTGGGATATCAGATAGGAGCAAAAGCGGATGACAGGTAA